The Laribacter hongkongensis DSM 14985 sequence CCAGCAGCGCATCGGCAAAACCGGCTGACCAGCGTGTTTCGACCATGTCCAGAAATTCGGTAAATACAATGCCCTTCATCTGCACCCCTTCACGCCTCGTTCCGAGGTCTGCACACCCATAGAGAAACCGCTTTTTCCAGGAGAAACCATCATGACCACGACCCGTGCCATCCGCTTTGCCCAGACAGGCGGCCCGGACGTGCTGGACTGGCAGGCCGTCGGGCTGCCGGCTCCGGCAGCCGGCGAAGTGACGCTGCGCCACACCGCCATCGGCCTCAACTACATCGACACCTACCACCGCAGTGGCCTGTACGCGCTGCCGTTGCCTTCCGGGATCGGGCTGGAGGCTGCCGGCGTGGTCGAGGCCGTCGGTGCCGGCGTGACAGAATTCAGGATAGGTGATCGCGTCGCCTATGCCGGAGGCATTTGCGGTGCCTACAGCGAACGCCGCAACCTCGCCGCTGACGTGCTGGTGCCGCTGCCGGATACGGTCAGCGACGAAACGGCAGCGGCCAGCATGCTGGCCGGCATGACCGCGCAGTACCTGCTCAAGCGCACCCGTCCGGTCGGCACCGGCGACACCCTGCTGTGGCACGCTGCAGCCGGCGGGGTCGGCCAGATTGCCGTGCAGTGGGCCAGGGCACTGGGCGCCACCGTGATCGGCACGGTCGGGTCGGAAGACAAGGCCGCCATCGCCCGCTCGCTTGGCTGCGACCACGTGATCAACTACCGCGAAGAAGCATTTGCGCCGCGCGTGCGCGAGCTGACGCAGGGCCGCGGCGTGCCGGTGGTGTTTGATTCGGTCGGTGCCGCCACCTTCGAAGGCTCGCTCGACAGCCTCGCCCCGCGCGGCATGCTGGTCAGCTTCGGCAATGCTTCGGGTGCGGTGCCGCCGGTGTCGCCCAACGTGCTGGCCGCCAAGGGCTCGCTGTACCTGACCCGTCCGCGGCTGGCCGACTACACCGCCACCCGTGCGGAACTTCTGGAAACCGCTGCCGATCTCTTTGCCGTGATCAGCAGCGGCCAGGTCCGCATCAGCATCGGCCAGCGCTACGCCCTGCAGGATGCCGCACAGGCCCACCGCGACCTGGAAGCGCGGCGCACGACCGGTTCCACCGTTCTGCTACCCTGAAAACCGGGCCCGCTCCGCTGCCTGTCCGCGCAGACAGCGGGTTGTGCCGCCGTCAGCCGGGCGCTAGAGTCGGGCCTTGCCCCGCAAGGGTGCCAGTCTTTCCAGTAGTTGAGTCCGGAGTTTCCGTGTTGACCACCGACCCCCTTTGGCAGGCGATCCGCGACGAAGTCGTGCGATCGGCCGAGCGCGAACCCCTGCTTGCCAGCTTCCTGCACATGACCGTGCTGCGGCACGCCTCGTTTGAGGACATGCTGGCCTTCCACCTGTCCAGCAAGCTGGTCTGCAACGTGATGGACGGCCGCGCACTGGTCGAGCTGCTGCACGAGGCCTTTACCGAAGACCCGCACATCGTCGAAGCCGCGCGCGCCGACCTGACCGCCTGCTACGACCGCGACCCGGCCTGCGAGGCCTACTCGACGCCGCTGCTGTACTACAAGGGCTACCACGCCCTGCAGTGCTACCGCGTCACCCACTGGCTGTGGGGCGCCGGGCGCGATGCGCTGGCGCTGTTCCTGCAAAACCGCATTTCCGAATCCATGGGCGTCGACATCCATCCGGCCGCCCGGTTCGGCGAAGGCATCCTGCTCGACCATGCCACCGGCTTTGTCGCCGGCGAAACTGCGGTGGTCGGCGACAACGTGTCGATCCTGCAAGGCGTGACGCTGGGCGGCACCGGCAAGCAGTCGGGCGACCGCCATCCGAAGATCGGTGCCGGTGTGCTGCTGGGCGCCGGTGCCAAGATCCTCGGCAACATCAGCCTCGGCGAAGGCGTCAAGGTCGGTGCCGGCAGCGTGGTGCTGAGCGACGTGCCGCCACACGTGACCGTGGCCGGCGTACCGGCGCGCATCGTCGGCCAGACGGCCGAATCGATGCCCGCCCTGGAAATGAACCACCGCATCGATTACCCGTGATACCGCATTTCGTCTACCTGCACGGCTTTTTGTCGAGCCCGGCCTCGGCCAAGGCCGAATGCCTGCGCCACCATCTGGCCGCCGCCGGACTGGCCGACCGCTTCCACGCCCCGGTGCTGCCGGTGGACCCGCTGCTGGCACTGCTGGAAACCGAAGCCACGCTGGTCAACCTCGACGGTGCGCCGTTCGTACTGGTGGGCTCCAGCCTTGGCGGCTTTTACGCCGAAGTGATGGCCGAGCGCTGGCAGGCTCCGGCCGTGCTGGTCAATCCGGCCGTCCATCCCTGGCGCCACGCCGGCTTGCTGGTCGGCAAACACACGCACTACCACAGCGGCGAAGAGGTGGAAGTGACGCCGGCCCATCTGGCCACGCTGGCCGAAGCCGAGCCTGCCCGCATCACGCCCGCGCTTTACTGGCTGCTGGCCTGCACCGGGGACGAAGTGCTGGACTGGCAGGCGGCGGCCAGCCGGTTTGCCGGCTGCCGGCAAACGGTGCGAGAAGGCGGCGACCACGGTTTTCCGTGGTTTGCCGACTATCTTGACGACATCGTGGCGTTTGCCGTTGCCGCCACGCAGCCCCGCGCACAAGACCTCTAGCCTATCCGGCGGTATGGCCCCGGAAGGCCTGGCCGTACGGTACGGACGGCATGCTCCCGGCCCGGAGTGCACCATCCGGTGCGTACGCCAGACGAACCTCCGGAAAGCGGAAAGCGGAAAGCGGAAAGCGGAAAGCGGAAAGCGGAAAGCGGAAAGCGGAAAGCGGAAAGCGGAACATCAAACAGGAAAAAAGCCGGCAGTGCCGGCTTTTTTCATTGCTGCAAGACCGCGCCTGCGGATCAGCTCATCACCAGTGCGGTGCCGAGCTTGAGCTGGTCGGCCACTTCACGGGCACGGGCCGGCGTGACAAACGGGCCCAGACGCAGCTTGTAGAGGCCGTCATGGTTGACGACTTCCAGCCGGGCCGAACTGCCGCTGCCGGCCATCTGCTCGGCCAGACGCTGGCGCATGGCTTCGGCATTGCTGGGCGAACCGTAGGCACCCAGTTGCAGCCAGCTGCCCTTGGCGGGTACGGCTGACGCCGGCAAGGCCAGATCGTTGCCGGTGGCGGCCACCGGCATGATGCCCTTGTTGCCGGCCTTGGCCACGTCGATTGCCGGCTTGACGCCGTCGTTCGGCCAGACACGCTCGACCACCACGTCGGTACTGCCACGCTTGACGTAGCCCAGCTCGTGCGCAGCGGCGTACGAGAGGTCGATCAGGCGTCCCTTGTGGAACGGACCGCGGTCGTTGATGCGCACGATGACCGACTTGCCGTTCTTGACGTTGGTGACCCGGGCAAAGCTCGGGATCGGCAGCGTCGGATGCGCAGCAGTCAGTTCGTTCATGTCGTAGCGCTCACCGCTGGCGGTGCGGCGGCCATGAAACTTGTTGCCGTACCACGAAGCCTTGCCGCGGGCACGATAGGCCTTGCGCTCGACTTCCGGGGTGTAGCTGACGCCCATGACGCTGTAGGGGCGGTTGGCACTGGGGTGCAGCGGCTCATCAGCCAGCGCATCAACCAGCGACGGCTCGGTGGCCATCGACAACAGGGCCAGCGGGTCCTGGTGCAGCGGGGAATTCCTGACCGGCTTGACCGCAGCCTGCTGGGCGCGGACGGACTGGGCAGAAGCGGATTGTGAAAACTTGGCGGCCGGCTGGGTACTGCCACAGGCGGCCAGGAGTGACGTGACTATCGCAAGCCACAGCCATCGCAAAGGCTTCATCGGCACTTTCCTTATGCTGTTGCGCGAAGTGCGCGGGTTGGCGTTCAGATTGGTTTTGTGAAAACCTTTCCTTTCAAAAACAAACAGATTGTTTGATAAGCGATCAAACAATGTTGGACAAGGAACAATCGCTGCCTGCGTTGCATCCTGTCCGCTTCAGATGGCGCCGGCAAAGCCTTGCTGGCGCCATGCCTCGAACACGGTGACGGCCACCGCGTTGGAGAGATTCATGCTCCGCTGCCCCGGCAGCATAGGCAGCCGCAGGCGCTCGGAATCCGCGAAATCCGCCAGCACTTCGGCCGGCAGCCCTCGCGATTCGGGCCCGAACACCAGCACGTCGCCCGGAGCGAAAGCCAGTGCAAACGCCGGACGGCTCGACCTGGTCGTCATGGCCAGCATGCGCCGGCCCACCAAAGCCTGCCGACAGGCGGCCCAGTTCTTGTGCACCGTCAGCGCGGCGTATTCGTGGTAGTCCAGACCGGCCCGGCGCAGTCGCGCATCCTCCAGCGGAAACCCGAGCGGCTCGACCAGATGGAGCTCGCAACCCGTGTTGGCACACAGGCGAATGATGTTCCCGGTATTGGGCGGGATCTCGGGTTCAAACAGGACGACGGCAAACATAGCGGCGGATTGTGCAAGCTCATCAATGACTTGGTCAAGAAACGGCATGTACAGCATCGTCGTCCAACAGCACCGATCTGGCGGCAATCGCCCGGCTGGCGCCGGCTCAGCCCGGTTGCGCCCGCAGCCAGACCCAGCCTTCGACCCGGCCGGCACCGGCCCGTTTCAGGGCCCTGGCAGCGGCCGACAGCGTCGCGCCGGTGGTCAGGACATCGTCGACCAGCACGCAAGACTGCCCCGCCGGCAACGCGGCCGAAGCAAAGGCACCGGCCATGTTGCGCAGCCGCTGCCTCCGGCCCAGACCGGCCTGTGGCGGCGTGTCCCGCACCCGGGACAGCACGTCGCAGACCGGCAGTCCGGTTGCCCGCGCCAGCAGGCCGGCCAGCTCGGCGCTGTGGTTGAAATCCCGCCCGGGATGCGCCCGCCGCGGCAGGGGCACCGGCACCAGCACCGCACCGGCCGGCAGGACCGGCGCGGCCGCCAGCATCAGGTACGCCATCAGGCCGGCCTGTTGCAGGTCACCACCGTACTTGCAGCGGTGCAGCACCGCCGACAGCGGCCACTGGTAGGCATGACCGGCATGCAGCGCATCAAAGGCCGGCGGCCGCAGGCGGCAACGGTGACACACCCCGCCGGCCGGATGCCGCACGCCGCAACGCGGACAGGCCGAACCGGCCAGTTGCGGCAGAGCAGCCAGGCACGCCGCGCACACGGGCCGGTCTGCCGGCTGGCCGCACAGGCCGCAGTCGTGCACAAAAAATGCACAACTGTTTATAAAACGACGCATCCGGTTTGACAGAGGCAGGGGCATGATCGACGATTCCGCCATTCTTCCAGTCCGACCTGCCACGGTTTACCCAAAATGAATTCCAGCGTCCAGCCTGTCGAACTCCGCCGCCCCACCCCGCACCCGCAGCTTGAGTACTGGAGCGTGTGCAAGGTCGAGGCCCTGTTCGAAACCCCGTTCCTCGACCTCGTCTACCGCGCCGCCCAGGTGCACCGCGAGCATTTCGACCCGCGCGCCGTCCAGCTTTCCACCCTGCTGTCGATCAAGACCGGCGGCTGTCCGGAAGACTGCGGCTACTGCCCGCAGTCGGCACGCTTTGATACCGGCGTCACCAGCCAGAAACTGCTGGACGTGGAAGAAGTGGTGGAAAAAGCCCGGCTGGCCAAGGCCCGTGGCGCCAGCCGCTTCTGCATGGGTGCGGCCTGGCGCGGCCCCAAGCCCAAGGACGTGGACAAGGTCAGCGCCATCATCCGCGCGGTCAAGGACCTCGGCATGGAAACCTGTGGCACCTTCGGTCTCTTGAAGGACGGCATGGCCGAACAGCTCAAGGACGCCGGACTCGACTACTACAACCACAACCTCGACACCGCGCCGGAACACTACGGCGAGGTGATCCACACCCGCGACTTCGACGACCGCCTCGACACGCTCGGCAAGGTGCGCCAGGCTGGCCTCAAGGTCTGCTGCGGCGGCATTATCGGCCTCAACGAATCGCGCAAGGAGCGCGCCGGCCTGATCGCCAGCCTCGCCAACCTCGACCCGCAGCCGGAATCCGTGCCGATCAACCAGCTGGTCAAGGTCGAAGGCACCCCGCTGGCCGATGCCGCCGAGCTCGACTGGAGCGAATTCATCCGCACCATCGCCGTGGCCCGCATCACCATGCCGACCAGCTACGTGCGCCTGTCCGCCGGCCGTCAGGCCATGCCGGAAGCCATGCAGGCCCTGGCCTTCATGGCCGGTGCCAACTCGATCTTCTACGGCGACAAGCTCCTCACCACCGGCAACCCGGAAGCCGACCACGACGCCGAGCTGCTGGCCAAGCTCGACCTCTACCCGGAGGGCCAGGCGCCCGAGCCGCGTCCGGACCTGCACCACCACCATCACCACGACTGAACATGCCGCGCCCTGCCGACCTGGCCGCCGGACTGGCGGCCCTTGATGCCGCCAGCCGCCGCCGGCGCCGCCCGCTGGTCAGCACCCCGCAGGGACCGCGCCTGACGGTGGACGGCCGCGACTACCTCGCCTTTGCCAGCAACGACTACCTCGGCCTGGCCAATCACCCGGCGCTGGTCGCTGCCCTGCAGGAGGGTGCGGCCCGCTTTGGTGCCGGCGCCGGCGCGTCGCATCTGGTCAGCGGGCATCTCGCGCCCCACGAGGCCGCCGAAACCGCGCTGGCCGCGTTTCTCGGCCGCGAGGCGGCGCTGCTGTTTTCCAGCGGTTACCAGGCCAACGTCGGGGTGATCGGCGCACTGGTCGGGCGCGGCGACGCGGTGTTTGCCGACCGGCTGGCGCATGCCTCGCTGCTCGACGGCTGCCTGCTGTCGCGGGCGGAGTTCCAGCGTTTCCGTCACAACGACCTGGCCGACCTCGAACGCCGGCTGGCCGCCAGCACCGCTCCCGCCAAACTGATCGCGGTGGACGCGGTCTACAGCATGGACGGCGACGAAGCGCCGCTGGCCGCCCTGCTGGCGCTGGCCGAACGCTTTGACGCCTGGCTCTATGTCGACGATGCCCACGGCTTTGGCGTGCTCGGCCCGCAAGGGCGCGGCACGCTGGCCGCCCATGGCGTGGCGCCGCACCCGCGGCTGGTGCAGCTCGCCACCTTCGGCAAGGCCGCAGGCCTCGCCGGTGCCGCCGTGACCGCCGACGCGATGGTCATCGACTGGCTGGTCAACACTGCCCGCACTGCCATCTTCACCACTGCCATGCCGCCGGCGCTGGCCCACGCGCTGACCGCCATGCTGGCGCTGGTCGAACCGGCCGACGCCGCCCGCGCCCGGCTCGCCGGCCATGTCGCCACCCTGCGCGCCGGCTGTGCCGCGGCCGGATTGCAGCTGCTGCCGTCCCGTACCGCCATCCAGCCCATCCTGATCGGCAGCGATGCCGATGCCGTGGCGGCCAGTCTGGCCCTGCGCGAGGCCGGGCTGTGGGTGCCGGCCATCCGCCCGCCCACCGTCCCGCCCGGTACCGCCCGCCTGCGGGTGTCGCTGTCGGCGGCCCACACGGAAACGGATGTGGCACAACTAGCCACGCAGCTGTCGCAAATCATGACAAAAAGATAACCTGCCGGCTTTCCCTCACCGAAAGCCGCAGCATGCAGATTACCGACCTGCCGTTTGGCCTGACCGACTGGAACAGCCTGCCCGACACCCTGCATCCGGGTACCCACGGCACGGCCTGCTGGCGCACCCGCCAGTTCGGGCCGCTGCGGGTACGCCGGGTGGTGTATTCGCCCGGCTATGTGGCCGACCACTGGTGCAGCAAGGGCCACATCCTGCTGTGCCTGGACGGCGAACTGCATACCGGGCTGGCCGACGGCCGCCGGTTCGTGCTGCGTCCGGGCATGAGCTACCAGGTGGCGGACAATGCCGAACCGCACCGCTCGTCCTCCCCGACCGGCGCCACACTGTTCATTGTGGATTGAGGCTCCCCCCGCCAGGGGCCTACGAACCAACCAGGTATTTTCCGGAGCACGCAACCATGTCGCAAACCTGTCATCCAGAAGCAGTCGGTCCCCGGTTTTCTCCGGACAAAATGCTTGTCGCCCGCGACAAGACCATGGAAGCGGTGCAACGCATCGCCAGCCTGATCAGGCCCGGCATGACCGAGCAGCAGGCCAAAGTGCTGGCAAAGGACGAGCTGGATAAAATGGGGATGGACCGACTCTGGCACGGCATCATCATCCGTTTCGGTGCCTCGACGCTCAAGACCTTCAGCCAGCCGATCGATCCGGACAACGTCCTGCTTGAAGATGACATTTTCTTTATCGACCTGGGTGTGGTCTGGGACGGCCATGAAGGCGACGCGGGTGACACGTTCGTCACGGGTGACCACGCGGGCAAGCTGGCCTGTGCCCGGGCGGCGCGCCAGCTCTGGTTCGAGGTGGCGGCCAAGTGGCGCGCAGAAGGACCGGGCGGTCCGGCGCTCTACCAGTTTGCCCAAGCGCGGGCCCAGGCCATGGGGTGGAAGCTCAACATGGACATCCAGGGACACCGGGTCTCCGATTTCCCGCACGCCATTTACAAGGCCGGCAGCCTGGGTGATTTTTCCGCCTGTCCGGACACCGGGCTCTGGATTCTCGAAATCCAGATTTCCGATCCGGCGGGAACCTGTGGCGCCTTCTATGAAGACCTGCTCTCCCGCCATGACCAGAGTCCGCCTGCCGCATGATCAGGGCATGATCACACCGGCTCCACCGCCGTAATCACCCAACGCTTGGGCAGCAGTTTTCCCTTTTTGGCGCGCTTGCCGGCGTAATCGGCAAACTCCAGCCGGAAGCTGTCTTCGCGGCCGGTGCGCAGGGTGCCGCAGATGCGGGCGGCGCTGCCTTCGACCACCGCCAGTGTCTCCAGCGTGTCGCCGTCGTCCAGCTGCATCAGCATCAGTCCGCGCCCCTTGGCCAGCGCCTTGAGTTCACCGGCCGGGAACACCAGCGCGCGGGCCTGCTGGCTGATGGCGACCAGCTGGCCGGCGGCCAGTCCGGCTGCCGTCACCGGCACCGGTGCCAGCGGGATTTCGTGGGCTTCCAGCGTCAGGAAGGCCTTGCCGGCCTTGACCCGGCTGACCATGTCCTTCATT is a genomic window containing:
- a CDS encoding quinone oxidoreductase family protein, with translation MTTTRAIRFAQTGGPDVLDWQAVGLPAPAAGEVTLRHTAIGLNYIDTYHRSGLYALPLPSGIGLEAAGVVEAVGAGVTEFRIGDRVAYAGGICGAYSERRNLAADVLVPLPDTVSDETAAASMLAGMTAQYLLKRTRPVGTGDTLLWHAAAGGVGQIAVQWARALGATVIGTVGSEDKAAIARSLGCDHVINYREEAFAPRVRELTQGRGVPVVFDSVGAATFEGSLDSLAPRGMLVSFGNASGAVPPVSPNVLAAKGSLYLTRPRLADYTATRAELLETAADLFAVISSGQVRISIGQRYALQDAAQAHRDLEARRTTGSTVLLP
- the cysE gene encoding serine O-acetyltransferase, translated to MLTTDPLWQAIRDEVVRSAEREPLLASFLHMTVLRHASFEDMLAFHLSSKLVCNVMDGRALVELLHEAFTEDPHIVEAARADLTACYDRDPACEAYSTPLLYYKGYHALQCYRVTHWLWGAGRDALALFLQNRISESMGVDIHPAARFGEGILLDHATGFVAGETAVVGDNVSILQGVTLGGTGKQSGDRHPKIGAGVLLGAGAKILGNISLGEGVKVGAGSVVLSDVPPHVTVAGVPARIVGQTAESMPALEMNHRIDYP
- a CDS encoding YqiA/YcfP family alpha/beta fold hydrolase, with translation MIPHFVYLHGFLSSPASAKAECLRHHLAAAGLADRFHAPVLPVDPLLALLETEATLVNLDGAPFVLVGSSLGGFYAEVMAERWQAPAVLVNPAVHPWRHAGLLVGKHTHYHSGEEVEVTPAHLATLAEAEPARITPALYWLLACTGDEVLDWQAAASRFAGCRQTVREGGDHGFPWFADYLDDIVAFAVAATQPRAQDL
- a CDS encoding septal ring lytic transglycosylase RlpA family protein — protein: MATEPSLVDALADEPLHPSANRPYSVMGVSYTPEVERKAYRARGKASWYGNKFHGRRTASGERYDMNELTAAHPTLPIPSFARVTNVKNGKSVIVRINDRGPFHKGRLIDLSYAAAHELGYVKRGSTDVVVERVWPNDGVKPAIDVAKAGNKGIMPVAATGNDLALPASAVPAKGSWLQLGAYGSPSNAEAMRQRLAEQMAGSGSSARLEVVNHDGLYKLRLGPFVTPARAREVADQLKLGTALVMS
- a CDS encoding tRNA (cytidine(34)-2'-O)-methyltransferase; translation: MFAVVLFEPEIPPNTGNIIRLCANTGCELHLVEPLGFPLEDARLRRAGLDYHEYAALTVHKNWAACRQALVGRRMLAMTTRSSRPAFALAFAPGDVLVFGPESRGLPAEVLADFADSERLRLPMLPGQRSMNLSNAVAVTVFEAWRQQGFAGAI
- a CDS encoding ComF family protein produces the protein MHDCGLCGQPADRPVCAACLAALPQLAGSACPRCGVRHPAGGVCHRCRLRPPAFDALHAGHAYQWPLSAVLHRCKYGGDLQQAGLMAYLMLAAAPVLPAGAVLVPVPLPRRAHPGRDFNHSAELAGLLARATGLPVCDVLSRVRDTPPQAGLGRRQRLRNMAGAFASAALPAGQSCVLVDDVLTTGATLSAAARALKRAGAGRVEGWVWLRAQPG
- the bioB gene encoding biotin synthase BioB; this encodes MNSSVQPVELRRPTPHPQLEYWSVCKVEALFETPFLDLVYRAAQVHREHFDPRAVQLSTLLSIKTGGCPEDCGYCPQSARFDTGVTSQKLLDVEEVVEKARLAKARGASRFCMGAAWRGPKPKDVDKVSAIIRAVKDLGMETCGTFGLLKDGMAEQLKDAGLDYYNHNLDTAPEHYGEVIHTRDFDDRLDTLGKVRQAGLKVCCGGIIGLNESRKERAGLIASLANLDPQPESVPINQLVKVEGTPLADAAELDWSEFIRTIAVARITMPTSYVRLSAGRQAMPEAMQALAFMAGANSIFYGDKLLTTGNPEADHDAELLAKLDLYPEGQAPEPRPDLHHHHHHD
- the bioF gene encoding 8-amino-7-oxononanoate synthase; this translates as MPRPADLAAGLAALDAASRRRRRPLVSTPQGPRLTVDGRDYLAFASNDYLGLANHPALVAALQEGAARFGAGAGASHLVSGHLAPHEAAETALAAFLGREAALLFSSGYQANVGVIGALVGRGDAVFADRLAHASLLDGCLLSRAEFQRFRHNDLADLERRLAASTAPAKLIAVDAVYSMDGDEAPLAALLALAERFDAWLYVDDAHGFGVLGPQGRGTLAAHGVAPHPRLVQLATFGKAAGLAGAAVTADAMVIDWLVNTARTAIFTTAMPPALAHALTAMLALVEPADAARARLAGHVATLRAGCAAAGLQLLPSRTAIQPILIGSDADAVAASLALREAGLWVPAIRPPTVPPGTARLRVSLSAAHTETDVAQLATQLSQIMTKR
- a CDS encoding DHCW motif cupin fold protein; protein product: MQITDLPFGLTDWNSLPDTLHPGTHGTACWRTRQFGPLRVRRVVYSPGYVADHWCSKGHILLCLDGELHTGLADGRRFVLRPGMSYQVADNAEPHRSSSPTGATLFIVD
- a CDS encoding M24 family metallopeptidase; translation: MLVARDKTMEAVQRIASLIRPGMTEQQAKVLAKDELDKMGMDRLWHGIIIRFGASTLKTFSQPIDPDNVLLEDDIFFIDLGVVWDGHEGDAGDTFVTGDHAGKLACARAARQLWFEVAAKWRAEGPGGPALYQFAQARAQAMGWKLNMDIQGHRVSDFPHAIYKAGSLGDFSACPDTGLWILEIQISDPAGTCGAFYEDLLSRHDQSPPAA